The region TTTTTAGATCAGTGTATACCCTTATTAATGCCTGCGGGAATAGAGACTAATAAGACTTTGGTAAAAACTTGTCGATAGATAAAAAAAAGCTTCTCAAAAGAGAAGCTTTCGCGGAGAGGGAGGGATTCGAACCCTCGGTACCGCTTTACACAGTACGACGGTTTAGCAAACCGTTGGTTTCAGCCACTCACCCACCTCTCCAGACTGAAAAATTGACAGGGCAAAGATAATACTTAATTAGGTTTATTAAAAACTGGTTAATAATAAGTTTTATGTTTTATTTCTTTCTTTCTAATCGATTGTTGGAGTTCTATCTGTTTCGGTAATTTACTTCAGATTATTACTTCAAAATTTGTATAATTTAGCGAGTGTAAAATAATTGTTTCTCTACAAGCCTTTTAATAATTTTACTAATCAAATAATTAAGAAAGTATAGATGAATACGTTTAATGGAGTTGACTATTTTAACATTGATTCTCTCTTATCAGAAGAAGAATTATTGATAAGAGATACAGTAAGGGATTTCGTAACTGAACAAGTAATTCCAATAATTGAAGAATACAACAGAGAGTCAAAATTTCCAGAACAACTCATTCCAAAAATGGCAGAAATGGGATTGTTTGGACCTACATTACCTTCAAAATACGGCTGTGCTGAACTGAACAATGTTGCCTATGGCTTGATTATGCAAGAACTTGAAAGGGGAGATAGTGGAATAAGAAGTTTTGCTTCAGTACAAAGTGCACTTGTAATGTATCCTATTTTTTCATTTGGCAGTGAAGAGCAAAAGGATAAATGGCTCCCATTATTAGCTAGTGCAAATAAAATAGGATGTTTTGGTTTAACTGAACCAGATTATGGTTCTAACCCAGGCGGGATGATTACCAAAGCAGATAAAACTGATGGCGGCTATCTACTCAATGGTGCAAAAATGTGGATAACCAATGGAACAATTGCTGATGTTGCTGTTGTATGGGCAAAATTAGATGGTGTTGTTAAAGGTTTTTTAGTAGAAAAAGGAATGAAAGGATTTACAGCTCCGGAAATGAAACGAAAACATTCACTTAGAGCTTCGATTACTTCAGAACTTATTTTTGATAATGTTTTTGTTCCGGATTCTAACTTGCTCCCTAAAACTGAAGGTCTAAAAAACGCATTAATGTGCCTTAATCAAGCGAGATATGGTATAGCCTGGGGTGTTGTTGGTTCTATGATGGCTTGTTACGATTCAGCATTAAATTATGCCAAATCAAGAATCCAATTCAGCAAACCTATAGCTTCATATCAAATTACACAAGCTAAGTTAGTTCAAATGG is a window of Ignavibacterium sp. DNA encoding:
- a CDS encoding acyl-CoA dehydrogenase family protein, producing the protein MNTFNGVDYFNIDSLLSEEELLIRDTVRDFVTEQVIPIIEEYNRESKFPEQLIPKMAEMGLFGPTLPSKYGCAELNNVAYGLIMQELERGDSGIRSFASVQSALVMYPIFSFGSEEQKDKWLPLLASANKIGCFGLTEPDYGSNPGGMITKADKTDGGYLLNGAKMWITNGTIADVAVVWAKLDGVVKGFLVEKGMKGFTAPEMKRKHSLRASITSELIFDNVFVPDSNLLPKTEGLKNALMCLNQARYGIAWGVVGSMMACYDSALNYAKSRIQFSKPIASYQITQAKLVQMVTEITKAQLLNLQLGRLKDNAQLKHTQVSMAKRNNCKIALDIARESRQILGANGILDEYPVMRHAANLESVITYEGTHEMHTLIIGEDITGFSAFD